The Halobacterium sp. CBA1132 genome has a segment encoding these proteins:
- a CDS encoding HVO_2922 family protein, whose protein sequence is MANATFHVYEDEAGQYRWRLVHRNGNIIADSGEGYASEQKAKQGLKSVKENAPDADVEVGEPDA, encoded by the coding sequence ATGGCGAACGCGACGTTCCACGTCTACGAGGACGAAGCGGGTCAGTACCGGTGGCGCCTCGTTCACCGAAACGGCAACATCATCGCGGACAGCGGCGAGGGGTACGCCTCCGAGCAGAAGGCCAAACAGGGCCTGAAGAGCGTCAAGGAGAACGCGCCGGACGCCGACGTGGAAGTCGGCGAACCCGACGCCTAG
- the idsA3 gene encoding geranylfarnesyl diphosphate synthase encodes MSKNAREQAVLSAVRERREKVNAAIDEDLPAQRPERLYEAARYLLEAGGKRLRPAVLLLTAEALADVEPGSTDYRAFPDLTGGEVDVMSSAVSIEVIQSFTLIHDDIMDDDDLRRGVPAVHREYDTETAILAGDTLYSKAFEIMLRTGAPPERGMGAMQTLAETCTHICEGQALDVDFETRTDVLSDEYMEMVELKTAVLYAAAASIPAVLLGADDDTVEALYDYGVKAGQAFQIHDDVLDLTVPSEKLGKQRGSDLVEGKKTVVTLHASEHGVDVDNLLDADDPENVTDDDIEDAVQRLREVGSIEYARECADELVAEAKAHLDVLPDNEAHRRLEQVADYLVERGY; translated from the coding sequence ATGTCCAAGAACGCCCGCGAACAAGCGGTGCTCAGCGCGGTCCGCGAGCGCCGCGAGAAGGTCAACGCCGCCATCGACGAGGACCTCCCGGCGCAGCGCCCGGAGCGCCTCTACGAGGCGGCCCGCTACCTCTTGGAGGCCGGCGGGAAGCGCCTGCGTCCAGCAGTCCTGTTGTTGACCGCGGAGGCGCTGGCGGACGTCGAACCCGGGAGTACGGACTACCGGGCGTTCCCGGACCTGACGGGCGGCGAGGTGGACGTGATGTCGTCGGCGGTGTCCATCGAGGTCATCCAGTCGTTCACGCTCATCCACGACGACATCATGGACGACGACGACCTCCGGCGCGGCGTGCCGGCGGTCCACCGCGAGTACGACACCGAGACCGCGATTCTCGCGGGCGACACGCTCTACTCGAAGGCGTTCGAAATCATGCTGCGGACGGGCGCGCCGCCCGAGCGCGGCATGGGCGCGATGCAGACGCTCGCGGAGACGTGCACCCACATCTGTGAGGGCCAAGCCCTCGACGTGGACTTCGAGACGCGGACGGACGTCCTCTCCGACGAGTACATGGAGATGGTGGAGTTGAAGACCGCGGTGTTGTACGCCGCGGCGGCGTCGATTCCCGCGGTCCTGCTGGGCGCCGACGACGACACCGTCGAGGCGCTGTACGACTACGGGGTCAAAGCCGGGCAAGCGTTCCAGATTCACGACGACGTCCTCGACCTCACGGTGCCGTCCGAGAAACTCGGCAAGCAGCGCGGGTCGGACCTCGTGGAAGGCAAGAAGACGGTCGTGACGCTGCACGCCAGCGAGCACGGCGTCGACGTCGATAATCTGCTGGACGCCGACGACCCCGAGAACGTCACCGACGACGACATCGAGGACGCCGTCCAGCGACTCCGCGAGGTCGGTAGCATCGAGTACGCCCGCGAGTGCGCGGACGAACTCGTCGCCGAAGCCAAAGCCCACCTCGACGTGCTGCCGGACAACGAGGCCCACCGTCGACTCGAACAGGTCGCGGACTACCTCGTCGAACGGGGCTACTAA
- a CDS encoding DNA-directed RNA polymerase subunit K, which yields MSDTQHFNRYEKARIIGARALQVSYGAPVLVDTDQTEPILIAAEEYDADALPFTVRRDN from the coding sequence ATGAGCGACACACAACACTTCAATCGGTACGAGAAGGCCCGCATCATCGGTGCGCGAGCGCTGCAGGTGTCGTACGGGGCGCCCGTGCTGGTCGACACCGACCAGACGGAGCCCATCCTCATCGCGGCCGAGGAGTACGACGCGGACGCGCTCCCGTTCACTGTCCGGAGGGACAACTGA
- a CDS encoding 30S ribosomal protein S9, with protein MVTNTSGKKKTAVARATVSDGEGRVRINSKPVELVDPEMSRLKMLEPFRIAGEDLRDDVDVDIDVSGGGFAGQADAVRTAIARGLVEHYGDAELRDAYREFDRSLLVNDVRQSESKKWGGPGARARYQKSYR; from the coding sequence ATGGTAACCAACACGTCCGGTAAGAAGAAGACGGCTGTCGCTCGCGCGACAGTCAGCGACGGAGAGGGTCGTGTCCGAATCAACTCCAAGCCCGTCGAACTCGTCGACCCGGAGATGTCGCGCCTGAAGATGCTGGAGCCGTTCCGCATCGCTGGCGAGGACCTCCGAGACGACGTCGACGTCGATATCGACGTCTCGGGTGGCGGGTTCGCGGGTCAGGCTGACGCCGTCCGCACCGCCATCGCGCGCGGGCTGGTCGAGCATTACGGCGACGCCGAACTCCGGGACGCGTACCGTGAGTTCGACCGCAGTCTGCTGGTCAACGACGTCCGGCAGTCCGAGTCCAAGAAGTGGGGCGGCCCCGGTGCCCGCGCCCGCTACCAGAAGTCCTACCGCTGA
- a CDS encoding DNA-directed RNA polymerase subunit N, protein MMVPVRCFTCGNVVGEYWEEFKARAETHDGDEDPADVLDDLGVDRHCCRRMMVSHQDLVDVVSPYQ, encoded by the coding sequence ATGATGGTACCAGTCCGGTGTTTCACGTGCGGTAACGTCGTCGGCGAGTACTGGGAAGAGTTCAAGGCACGCGCCGAGACCCACGACGGCGACGAGGACCCAGCGGACGTGCTGGACGACCTCGGCGTGGACCGGCACTGCTGTCGACGCATGATGGTCTCCCACCAGGACCTCGTGGACGTCGTCTCGCCCTACCAGTAA
- a CDS encoding 50S ribosomal protein L13 yields MSLAEFDADVVVDARDCIMGRVASNVAERALDGESIAVVNAEEAVITGTEEDIFETYNKRAELGSDSGPYYPKRPDGVFKRAIRGMLPYKQQDGREAFENVRVYVGNPFDDDGEVIEGTSLDRLSTIRFVTVGDVSKELGANVTW; encoded by the coding sequence ATGAGTCTCGCAGAATTCGACGCCGACGTGGTTGTCGACGCGCGAGACTGCATCATGGGTCGCGTGGCGAGCAACGTCGCCGAACGCGCCCTCGACGGCGAGTCCATCGCTGTCGTCAACGCCGAGGAGGCAGTCATCACCGGCACCGAGGAGGACATCTTCGAGACGTACAACAAGCGAGCGGAGCTGGGCTCCGACAGCGGTCCGTACTATCCGAAACGCCCGGACGGCGTGTTCAAGCGCGCCATCCGTGGCATGCTGCCGTACAAGCAGCAGGACGGCCGCGAGGCGTTCGAGAACGTCCGCGTGTACGTCGGTAACCCGTTCGACGATGACGGCGAAGTCATCGAGGGAACGTCGCTTGACCGACTCTCGACGATTCGCTTCGTCACCGTCGGCGATGTCTCCAAGGAACTAGGTGCTAACGTCACATGGTAA
- a CDS encoding ribonuclease J, giving the protein MEIEIATIGGYEEVGRQMTAVRAGDDIVIFDMGLNLSQVLIHDNVETEKMHSLDLIDMGAIPDDRVMSDLEGDVQAIVPTHGHLDHIGAISKLAHRYDAPIVASPFTLELVKGQIEGEQKFGVDNELVEMESGETMSIGDECELEFVHVTHSIIDAINPVLHTPEGSVVYGLDKRIDHDPVLEDPIDMERFREIGREGEGVLCYIEDCTNAGRKGRTPSESVARRHLKDAMQSMEDYDGGIVATTFSSHVSRVSSLVEFAKDIGREPILLGRSMEQYSGTAERMGRVNFPDDLGMFGHRKSVDRAFKRVMDEGKENFLPIVTGHQGEPRAMLTRMGRGETPYDIENGDKIIFSARVIPEPTNEGQRYQSEQLLRMQGARIYDDIHVSGHLREEGHYEMMKTLQPEHIIPAHQNMKGFAPYVSLAESQGYKVGRDLHVTSNGNTIQLVE; this is encoded by the coding sequence ATGGAAATCGAAATCGCAACAATCGGCGGATACGAAGAAGTCGGTCGGCAGATGACTGCCGTCCGAGCCGGTGACGACATTGTCATTTTCGACATGGGCCTCAACCTCTCGCAGGTCCTGATTCACGACAACGTCGAGACCGAGAAGATGCACAGCCTCGACCTCATCGACATGGGCGCCATCCCGGACGACCGCGTCATGTCCGACCTCGAGGGCGACGTGCAGGCAATCGTGCCGACGCACGGCCACCTCGACCACATCGGTGCCATCTCGAAGCTCGCGCACCGATACGACGCGCCCATCGTCGCGTCGCCGTTCACGCTGGAACTCGTGAAAGGCCAGATCGAGGGCGAGCAGAAGTTCGGCGTCGACAACGAACTCGTGGAGATGGAGTCCGGCGAGACGATGTCCATCGGCGACGAGTGCGAACTCGAGTTCGTCCACGTCACACACTCCATCATCGACGCCATCAACCCGGTCCTCCACACGCCGGAGGGGTCGGTCGTCTACGGCCTCGACAAGCGCATCGACCACGACCCGGTTCTCGAAGACCCCATCGACATGGAGCGCTTCCGAGAGATCGGCCGCGAGGGCGAGGGCGTCCTCTGTTACATCGAGGACTGTACGAACGCCGGCCGGAAGGGCCGCACGCCGTCCGAGAGCGTGGCGCGGCGCCACCTCAAGGACGCGATGCAGAGCATGGAGGACTACGACGGCGGCATCGTCGCGACGACGTTCTCCAGCCACGTCTCCCGGGTCTCCTCGCTCGTGGAGTTCGCGAAGGACATCGGCCGGGAGCCGATTCTGCTCGGTCGCTCGATGGAGCAGTACTCGGGTACCGCCGAGCGCATGGGCCGCGTGAACTTCCCGGACGACCTCGGGATGTTCGGCCACCGCAAGAGCGTCGACCGCGCGTTCAAGCGCGTGATGGACGAGGGCAAGGAGAACTTCCTGCCCATCGTCACGGGCCACCAGGGCGAGCCGCGCGCGATGCTCACTCGGATGGGTCGCGGCGAGACGCCCTACGACATCGAGAACGGTGACAAGATCATCTTCTCGGCGCGCGTGATTCCGGAGCCGACCAACGAGGGCCAGCGCTACCAGAGCGAGCAGCTGCTGCGGATGCAGGGCGCTCGCATCTACGACGACATCCACGTCTCCGGCCACCTCCGCGAGGAGGGCCACTACGAGATGATGAAAACGCTCCAGCCCGAGCACATCATCCCCGCCCACCAGAACATGAAGGGCTTCGCGCCGTACGTCAGTCTCGCGGAGAGCCAGGGGTACAAGGTCGGTCGCGACCTCCACGTGACCTCGAACGGCAACACCATCCAGCTCGTCGAGTAG
- a CDS encoding NAD(P)/FAD-dependent oxidoreductase gives MTEPDANADDTEWDVAVVGGGPAGCSTGVFTAREGLDTVVFDRGRSSLRQCAHLQNYLGFPAGIDIETFYALAHDHAEAVGCEVVEDFVESVERADGGGFVVEPQSGDPIRASRVVAATRYDADYLRPLDADDEMYETHDHGGEEHEHFDRTYADSDGRTPIDGLYIASPVEEWSTQAIAAAGFGALVGRHVVGDARRERGYPEGLAERVDWLRQERARDEEWADPDRWREYFDEHVPADHDLSDDELDALRESEVDDRLGRYVDDEEIERRRQEAHDRILEHLDDDRIRAYLDRTDEDGP, from the coding sequence GTGACTGAACCCGACGCGAACGCCGACGACACAGAGTGGGACGTGGCGGTCGTCGGCGGCGGCCCCGCGGGCTGTTCGACGGGCGTCTTCACCGCTCGCGAAGGACTGGACACGGTGGTTTTCGACCGCGGGCGCTCGTCGCTCCGGCAGTGCGCGCACCTACAGAACTACCTCGGCTTCCCTGCGGGTATCGACATCGAGACGTTCTACGCGCTCGCCCACGACCACGCCGAAGCAGTCGGCTGCGAGGTCGTCGAGGACTTCGTCGAGTCGGTCGAACGCGCGGACGGCGGCGGATTCGTCGTCGAACCCCAGTCCGGTGACCCAATCCGCGCGAGTCGCGTCGTCGCGGCGACCCGCTACGACGCAGACTACCTCCGGCCGCTGGACGCCGACGACGAGATGTACGAGACCCACGACCACGGCGGCGAGGAACACGAACACTTCGACCGGACGTACGCCGACAGCGACGGCAGAACGCCGATAGACGGCCTCTACATCGCGTCACCGGTCGAAGAGTGGTCGACGCAGGCCATCGCCGCGGCGGGCTTCGGCGCGCTCGTCGGCCGCCACGTCGTCGGGGACGCCCGCCGCGAACGCGGGTATCCCGAGGGATTGGCCGAGCGCGTCGACTGGCTCCGACAGGAGCGCGCTCGCGACGAGGAGTGGGCCGACCCGGACCGCTGGCGCGAGTACTTCGACGAGCACGTCCCGGCCGACCACGACCTCAGCGACGACGAACTGGACGCGCTACGCGAGTCGGAAGTAGACGACCGCCTCGGCAGGTACGTCGACGACGAGGAAATCGAACGCCGCCGGCAGGAAGCCCACGACCGAATCCTGGAACACCTCGACGACGACCGCATCCGCGCGTACCTCGACCGGACGGACGAAGACGGTCCGTAG
- the rpsB gene encoding 30S ribosomal protein S2, translating into MSENESDTEADLEDAPEQAAESAAEAAESDAQTDEQPTEEEPGAAVTEDVMSDEEADLLIPVEDYLGAGVHIGTQQKTNDMDRFIHRVRTDGLYVLDVSKTDERIRTAADFLANYDPEQILVTSSRQYGRFPAEKFAEAVGARARTGRFIPGTLTNPQYDGYIEPDVLVVTDPIGDAQAVKEAITVGIPVIAMCDSNNQTSNVDLVVPTNNKGRRALSVVYWLLANETLDRRGAEPTYGLDDFEDGL; encoded by the coding sequence ATGAGCGAGAACGAATCCGACACAGAGGCCGACCTCGAGGACGCCCCGGAGCAGGCAGCGGAGTCTGCCGCCGAGGCCGCCGAGAGCGACGCCCAGACAGACGAACAGCCCACCGAAGAGGAGCCGGGAGCGGCGGTCACCGAGGACGTCATGTCCGACGAGGAGGCCGACCTGCTCATCCCCGTCGAGGACTACCTCGGCGCCGGTGTCCACATCGGTACCCAGCAGAAGACAAACGACATGGACCGGTTCATCCACCGCGTCCGCACGGACGGCCTCTACGTGCTCGACGTCTCGAAGACGGACGAGCGCATCCGGACGGCCGCCGACTTCCTGGCGAACTACGACCCGGAGCAGATTCTGGTCACGTCGTCGCGCCAGTACGGTCGCTTCCCCGCGGAGAAGTTCGCGGAAGCGGTCGGCGCACGCGCCCGGACGGGACGGTTCATCCCGGGAACGCTGACGAACCCGCAGTACGACGGCTACATCGAGCCGGACGTCCTCGTCGTCACCGACCCCATCGGCGACGCGCAGGCCGTCAAGGAAGCCATCACGGTCGGCATTCCCGTGATCGCGATGTGCGACTCGAACAACCAGACGAGCAACGTCGACCTCGTCGTCCCGACGAACAACAAGGGGCGGCGCGCGCTGTCGGTGGTCTACTGGCTGCTCGCCAACGAGACGCTCGACCGCCGCGGCGCAGAGCCGACGTACGGCCTCGACGACTTCGAGGACGGACTGTAG
- a CDS encoding VOC family protein, which translates to MRPVIDHVPFAASDLDALVERFEAAGFDPTYGGAHPGAGTEMAAVVLPDGSYLELVAPTREDPDRWPAYFEAADPIAGPCDWCVETGSVHAECQRVIDHDVTVHGPIQGRRERPDGTLVEWDHAFLGGDDSLLPFVVSDRTPREYRVPDSDLYGSPVSGISWVVLATDDIASAIERFQRLYRLPEPERDYDDTYGDLAQFPGQDVVLCDPDGGRVRERLDELGPGPAAVLLSADIDDARHRHPLGGGREWFGRRVRFVDGLDGHLGLVSL; encoded by the coding sequence ATGCGCCCCGTCATCGACCACGTGCCGTTCGCCGCCAGCGACCTCGACGCCCTCGTCGAGCGATTCGAAGCCGCCGGCTTCGACCCCACGTACGGCGGCGCCCACCCCGGCGCCGGCACGGAGATGGCGGCGGTCGTGCTCCCGGACGGCTCGTATCTCGAACTGGTCGCGCCCACGCGCGAAGACCCCGACCGCTGGCCGGCGTACTTCGAGGCCGCCGACCCCATCGCCGGCCCCTGTGACTGGTGCGTGGAGACGGGCAGCGTCCACGCCGAGTGTCAGCGCGTCATCGACCACGACGTCACCGTTCACGGCCCGATTCAGGGCCGCCGCGAACGTCCGGACGGCACGCTCGTCGAGTGGGACCACGCGTTCCTCGGCGGCGACGACAGCCTCCTCCCGTTCGTCGTCAGCGACCGCACGCCCCGCGAGTACCGCGTCCCCGACAGCGACCTCTACGGGTCGCCCGTGTCGGGCATCTCGTGGGTCGTCCTCGCCACCGACGACATCGCCAGCGCTATCGAACGCTTCCAGCGGCTCTATCGCCTCCCCGAACCGGAACGCGACTACGACGACACCTACGGCGACCTCGCGCAATTCCCCGGACAGGACGTGGTGCTGTGCGACCCCGACGGCGGCCGCGTCCGCGAACGCCTCGACGAACTCGGCCCCGGACCCGCCGCCGTGCTGTTGAGCGCGGACATCGACGACGCGCGCCACCGCCACCCCCTCGGCGGCGGCCGCGAGTGGTTCGGGCGGCGCGTGCGCTTCGTCGATGGGCTCGACGGCCACCTCGGCCTCGTCTCGCTGTAG
- the eno gene encoding phosphopyruvate hydratase produces the protein MTRIESVRFRPILDSRGNKTVEAEVVTEDGGFGRAAAPSGASTGEHEAVELPVEEAIAAAREHVAPRLEGREFAGDQRGVDAALHAADGTEDFSDVGANSAVATSMAAAKAAADVLGVQLYQHLGGAFRGRNFPVPLGNVVGGGEHAADATAIQEFLAAPVGAPSVRQAVFANAAVHERVGELLEERGEAAAKGDEGAWAPSIDDAAAFEIVDEATSDVAEEFGFDVQFGLDMAAAERYDGGEYVYGDEVRSTEEQIEYVAGLVEEYDLAYVEDPLDENDFEAFATLTEQVGDDTLVCGDDLFVTSVERLRDGIEVGAANSILVKPNQIGTLSDAFDAIELATRNGYEAVVSHRSGETEDTTIAHLAVAADAPFIKTGTVGGERTAKLNELIRIADEA, from the coding sequence ATGACGCGCATCGAGTCCGTCCGATTCCGGCCGATTCTGGACTCCCGCGGCAACAAGACCGTGGAAGCCGAGGTCGTGACCGAGGACGGCGGGTTCGGCCGTGCTGCGGCGCCGTCGGGCGCCAGCACGGGCGAGCACGAGGCAGTCGAACTCCCCGTCGAGGAGGCGATTGCGGCGGCGCGCGAACACGTCGCACCGCGCCTCGAGGGCCGGGAGTTCGCCGGCGACCAGCGCGGCGTCGACGCCGCACTGCACGCCGCCGACGGCACGGAGGACTTCTCCGACGTCGGGGCGAACAGCGCGGTCGCCACTAGCATGGCGGCCGCGAAGGCCGCCGCGGACGTGCTCGGTGTGCAGCTGTACCAGCATCTCGGCGGCGCCTTCCGCGGGCGGAACTTCCCGGTGCCGCTCGGGAACGTCGTCGGCGGCGGCGAACACGCCGCCGACGCGACCGCGATTCAGGAGTTCCTCGCAGCGCCCGTCGGCGCGCCGAGCGTCCGGCAGGCGGTGTTCGCGAACGCCGCGGTCCACGAGCGCGTGGGCGAACTCCTCGAAGAGCGCGGCGAGGCCGCCGCGAAAGGCGACGAGGGTGCGTGGGCGCCGTCCATCGACGACGCCGCCGCCTTCGAAATCGTCGACGAGGCCACCAGCGACGTCGCCGAAGAGTTCGGCTTCGACGTCCAGTTCGGTCTCGACATGGCGGCCGCCGAGCGCTACGACGGTGGCGAGTACGTCTACGGTGACGAGGTCCGCTCCACCGAGGAGCAGATCGAGTACGTCGCCGGACTCGTCGAGGAGTACGACCTCGCGTACGTCGAGGACCCGCTCGACGAGAACGACTTCGAGGCGTTCGCGACGCTGACCGAGCAGGTCGGCGACGACACGCTCGTCTGCGGGGACGACCTCTTCGTGACGAGCGTGGAGCGACTCCGCGACGGCATCGAGGTCGGCGCGGCCAACAGCATCCTCGTAAAGCCCAACCAGATCGGGACGCTCTCGGACGCGTTCGACGCGATCGAGTTGGCGACCCGGAACGGCTACGAGGCCGTGGTCTCCCACCGCAGCGGCGAGACCGAGGACACGACAATCGCACACCTCGCCGTGGCGGCCGACGCTCCGTTCATCAAGACGGGGACGGTCGGCGGCGAGCGAACCGCCAAGCTGAACGAACTCATCCGCATCGCGGACGAAGCATGA
- the mvk gene encoding mevalonate kinase, with protein MTTTSSAPGKVYLFGEHAVVYGEPAVPCAIERRARVTVTARDDDRVRVSADDLSLDGFTVEYGSSADAKPDVDVPTPLIEAAMGYVEASLEQARDAADRPDAGFDVEIESGIPLGAGLGSSAAVAVAGIDAATRELGAPLDAEAVAERAYRVEHEVQDGQASRADTFCSAVGGAVRVEGDDCRAIDAPDLPFVVGYDGASHDTGKLVAGVRDLRDEYDFAANTVGAIGDLVREGEQALADGDLDALGRLMDFNHGLLAALDVSSRSLDTLVWAARDGGALGAKLTGAGGGGCIVALDREDGVETALSLAPECEQAFQAELATEGVRVE; from the coding sequence ATGACAACGACTTCGAGCGCGCCGGGGAAGGTCTACCTCTTCGGCGAGCACGCCGTCGTCTACGGTGAGCCCGCGGTTCCCTGTGCCATCGAGCGACGGGCGCGGGTGACGGTGACGGCCCGCGACGACGACCGCGTGCGGGTGTCCGCCGACGACCTCTCGCTGGACGGGTTCACGGTCGAGTACGGCTCGAGCGCCGACGCGAAGCCGGACGTGGACGTGCCGACGCCGCTCATCGAGGCAGCGATGGGGTACGTGGAAGCGTCGCTCGAACAGGCACGAGACGCCGCAGACAGGCCGGATGCGGGCTTCGACGTGGAAATCGAGAGCGGGATTCCGCTCGGGGCGGGACTCGGGTCGAGCGCGGCCGTCGCCGTCGCGGGCATCGACGCCGCCACGCGCGAACTCGGTGCGCCGCTCGACGCCGAGGCGGTGGCGGAGCGCGCGTACCGCGTCGAACACGAGGTGCAGGACGGGCAAGCCTCCCGGGCGGACACGTTCTGTTCGGCGGTGGGTGGCGCAGTCCGCGTGGAGGGCGACGACTGTCGAGCCATCGACGCGCCGGACTTGCCGTTCGTCGTGGGGTACGATGGCGCGAGCCACGACACGGGGAAGTTGGTCGCGGGAGTACGAGACCTCCGCGACGAGTACGACTTCGCCGCGAACACCGTGGGCGCAATCGGCGACCTCGTGCGCGAGGGCGAGCAGGCGCTCGCGGACGGCGACCTCGACGCGCTCGGCCGCCTGATGGACTTCAATCACGGTCTGCTCGCGGCGCTCGACGTGTCCTCGCGGTCGCTGGACACCCTCGTGTGGGCGGCCCGGGACGGCGGGGCGCTCGGCGCGAAACTGACCGGCGCGGGCGGCGGCGGCTGCATCGTCGCGCTCGACCGGGAGGACGGCGTGGAGACCGCGCTGTCGCTGGCGCCGGAGTGCGAGCAGGCGTTCCAGGCGGAGCTCGCGACGGAGGGCGTGCGCGTCGAATGA
- a CDS encoding isopentenyl phosphate kinase: protein MTVVVKLGGSVVTEKDQPETVADDRLAALAGALGEAAVDDLVVVHGGGSFGHPHAADHGISSSEGSAEAAAARDVASAMEELNGRVVGALADAGVPAVPVHPFSVGHRTVDGELRFETAQLEAMLGEGFVPVLHGDVLTQVGDGATIVSGDELVTHVARALDAERVGLCSTVPGVLDESGDVVAEITDYDDVAAALGGSDATDVTGGMAAKVRALLALGAPAFVFGPDALSAFLAGEDAGTRIEGR, encoded by the coding sequence ATGACCGTCGTCGTGAAACTCGGTGGGAGCGTCGTCACCGAGAAAGACCAGCCCGAAACCGTCGCCGACGACCGACTGGCAGCGCTCGCGGGCGCGCTCGGAGAGGCGGCCGTCGACGACCTCGTGGTGGTCCACGGCGGCGGGAGCTTCGGGCACCCGCACGCTGCCGACCACGGTATCTCCAGCAGCGAGGGGTCCGCGGAGGCTGCTGCGGCCCGCGACGTCGCGAGCGCGATGGAGGAACTGAACGGGAGAGTTGTCGGTGCGCTCGCCGATGCGGGCGTGCCGGCGGTGCCCGTACATCCGTTCTCTGTCGGCCACCGAACTGTGGACGGCGAACTCCGCTTCGAGACCGCGCAGTTGGAAGCGATGCTGGGTGAGGGGTTCGTGCCGGTGCTGCACGGCGACGTGCTCACGCAGGTCGGAGACGGAGCGACTATCGTCAGCGGCGACGAACTCGTCACGCACGTCGCGCGAGCGTTGGACGCCGAGCGGGTGGGCCTCTGCTCGACGGTCCCCGGCGTCCTCGACGAGTCCGGGGACGTAGTCGCCGAGATTACGGACTACGACGACGTGGCCGCCGCGCTCGGGGGCAGCGACGCCACCGACGTCACCGGCGGGATGGCCGCGAAAGTCCGCGCGCTGTTGGCGCTCGGCGCGCCCGCGTTCGTGTTCGGCCCGGACGCCCTCTCGGCGTTTCTCGCGGGCGAGGACGCCGGAACGCGCATCGAGGGGCGCTAG